In Rosa rugosa chromosome 4, drRosRugo1.1, whole genome shotgun sequence, the genomic stretch tgttggggcaaatctgatCGAAGGCAAGgtcaaactcgcacaccaagatttggagattgggcaccagcgggagtgtcactccttggcggaatatcgcctcatgcacggccgcaaatccctctgggagaatcgacgccttctcatctaccgtcggcgggcgtagcttcaccgagcccggcaaccggaacgtcttcttcattcgagtgacggcggcggcgctcatccgccctcctgcctcgtcaacggcggtgccatcctggaggaaccacgctgactcagcattctcccccgctgtttcttcttccccagcggaaccgctggcagcgctattgctcgccaaacgctcgtcgcgcctagctttggcagcagcggcctcacccgccctagagctctctggacgtggaccacgacccatggctacttcccaaggtatggtctgtagcggctcaacctctagcggttctggcagtgaggttcctgcatgggcagacggacgcaacgagtcaataaatatcctatccgccgcgctgaacgacacgtcagacccggaatcctcactgctcgaaatctctatgacgttagccatcccaaaccctaaaacccacaccagttagcacaaacacagatctagcctattcttacatcagttatagccaagaacatcaagaacaatttacccagaaaatgccaaaataagagCAAACACTCagcccagattcaaccatctagctcatccctaaacgccaactccctgccaaccaccataacccaacccccccaaatctcacttcacacctcagAACACGCCAAAGAACAGAAACCatcccaaacccaaaaacaacaaaacctagaaaataacagattcaatgaaacagggaaaagggaATCCAGGTACCAACCTCGGTGGTGAAGCCTACGATACGATGGTGCACATTAATTTTAAGGGTGCGAGATCGTCGTTTCTCCGGGAACGATATCTCTAAGCTCTGGcaacctctttcttcagtctcggacgaacaGAGCGAGAGGACGACGACTGTGggtttgaagcttttaccaaagtgtcaaatctcgctgagtttccccccccccccccttttatgtcaacatcagcgcgttctcagccatccgctcaaaaacgacatcacacaccagccgtacacgtgtcgcggaTCTCCACTTGTcacggaatccataattactatcattaatggcgagaagacggccaggcttaggagacaaacctccgcacgctaaccctctacgggttggacacgtgttaaccaccaccagacgaagcgtctggtggaagtaaccactggggatgacttctcccttgtcatcttccaagagacgaagtctccgttgagtgaaaccccgccagcggaacttttcccttatcatcttccaagagacgaagtctccgctgagcgaaaccccgccagcggaacttttccctcctcatcttccaagagacgaagtctccactgagcgaaaccccgccagcggaacttctcccttgtcatcttccaagagacgaagtctccgctgagcgaaaccccgccagcgaaacttctcccttgccatcctgcaagcggggcgtcttccgccaCACACATCTGGCGGACCcctttttcatcttgcaagttgcgtgctttgttcagcgcaatatcgctcaatgaAGTACCGCCAgacacgtctactggacgctgcttcctgctgcagtcagtggggggatatccgccagcggcggatcccgaggccacgcctaactctgacaacgaccgccacgcggcgttactgtcagacggtccctacgggacacggggacttgtcaacagtctacggcggccctgatcaggcacgttgacccccgtcactcgggtactaagattgggttcgctacccaacaccctctgctccgtgcagctacccctcaacaaacaatttgccgaccatccggaggtctatcttagccggggagtgggggactccctggggggcctagcaggggcccacccgaaagggtataaagcgtttgctcacaaaatccatggttgacaacgcactgacgctaattatgctcttgcaagtctagcggaacaaaacgcttcgaaccgccgagcaactccccaaccaagattgccctccttgactggggacttgggggacttgtacatacatgtacatttgcaagcataattagctataatgggccacgctcattgtaccgccaaatgtactaattcaaaccaaaggaatgacatgcagacacaccgccaggcgggctacaaccacagcgtcggatcacccccaggtcaccgccgacgcgccgccacgcgccgtgccaaaatggcatcagtagctcccagagctggaaactgaagcacatcagtcccacatcgaaaacaaggaggaggtcagcctcctcctcacctataaaaggttttctcctctctcctcattaattacgcattcaatacttacctactgttactttgtcaacataaatacattggctgacttaggcatcggagagttgaagaccgcccagcgcggtctccctctgactccctttgtattttacttgacaggtagcggaagctttgagagcaccacaagtatcgatccgcccaccggatcagcgttaacaaaggttcagctaccgccggacttttagacattaacagaaaGGGAGCGTGAAAATATGGAAGAGCTCGAGCGGATTCAAGCTACAAACTCTCAAGCGGCTGCAATGGTGGCGCGATATCAATTATCGGAGACACCTAGAGGGCATGGTTCAAGACCTGGCCGTGCCCCAAATGTCGAAAGACATAGAGAAGTCCGAGGTCATTTTCTCCTGGAGGATTATTTTGTCGAACGTCCAGTGTACGACGAAGCAGGCTTTCGAAGGAGGTATAGAATGCAAACACATGTCTTCCAACGCATAATGGAGGATCTTTGCAACCTCGATAGTTTTTGGGGGCAAAAATCAGATGCCACTGGAAAAATGGGATTGCTTCCCGAATAAAAAATGACAGGTGCCCTGAGAATGCTTGCGTACGGTGCAGCTGCTGATCAATGTGATGAAATCACTAGAATGGGAGCTTCTACAGCGCTGAAATGTCTGAAGAAGTTCTGTAGACAAGTCGAGTTTCTTTACGCTGGGTGGTTCCTTCGTCCTCAAAATCCTGCTGACTTACATAGGCTTCTCAATAGAGGACAACGCCGTGGGTTTCCAGGCATGATTGGGAGCATCGTTTGCATGCATTGGGAGTGGAAGAATTGCCCAACTGGCTGGGCTGGAGCTTTCTCGGGTCGAAAGGGTAGACCAACTATTATTCTTGAAGCAGTGGCGTCTTACGATACGCATATATGACATGCTTTCTTTGGAACCCCTGGAGATCAAAATGACCTCAACGTTCTTGGTGCATCTAATGTGTTCGAGCGTGTCATAGGTAGAACTGCTCCTCTGGTTGAGTTTGAGGTCAATAACAAAAGGTACACTAATGGTTATTACCTTGCTGATGGAATATACCCGAGGTGGTCAACTTTTGTCAAAACAATATCGAACCCCAGAACAGAATAGGAGAAACACTTTTGCAAAAACCAAGAGGCTTACCGCAAAGATGTGGAAAGGTGTTTTGGTATCCTCCAATCTCGATGGGCCATACTGCGTCATGGTGCTAGGTTGTTTAAACTGGAGGATCTTCGAGCCATCATGATAAGTCGTATCATTCTTCATAACATGATTGTGGAGGATGAGTTTGTTGAGGAAGAATTTGCGGAGCCTAAAGAAGATGATCTAATGAATCCAGCAATGACAACCGTCTATGATCGGCATGTGCATCCTAATACTGGAGAGGCTATTCCTTTCAAACTAGTAGGGAGAGAT encodes the following:
- the LOC133744621 gene encoding uncharacterized protein LOC133744621; its protein translation is MTGALRMLAYGAAADQCDEITRMGASTALKCLKKFCRQVEFLYAGWFLRPQNPADLHRLLNRGQRRGFPGMIGSIVCMHWEWKNCPTGWAGAFSGRKGRTAPLVEFEVNNKRYTNGYYLADGIYPRLFKLEDLRAIMISRIILHNMIVEDEFVEEEFAEPKEDDLMNPAMTTVYDRHVHPNTGEAIPFKLVGRDGQNLPSFMDREFQVESAYLHKCLQDDLVMHN